The following proteins are encoded in a genomic region of Streptococcus gwangjuense:
- a CDS encoding exodeoxyribonuclease III: MKLISWNIDSLNAALTSDSARAKLSQEVLQTLVAENADVIAIQETKLSAKGPTKKHLEILEELFPGYANTWRSSQEPARKGYAGTMFLYKKELTPTVTFPEIGAPSTMDLEGRIITLEFDEFFVTQVYTPNAGDGLKRLEERQVWDVKYAEYLAQLDKEKPVLATGDYNVAHNEIDLANPASNRRSPGFTDEERAGFTNLLATGFTDTFRHIHGDVPERYTWWAQRSKTSKINNTGWRIDYWLTSNRLADKVTKSDMIDSGARQDHTPIVMEIEL, encoded by the coding sequence ATGAAACTCATCTCATGGAATATTGATTCCCTCAATGCTGCCCTAACTAGTGACTCAGCTCGTGCAAAATTGTCCCAAGAAGTCCTACAAACCTTGGTCGCTGAAAATGCTGATGTCATTGCTATCCAAGAAACCAAGCTTTCTGCCAAGGGTCCTACAAAGAAACACTTGGAAATTTTAGAAGAACTCTTCCCAGGCTACGCAAACACGTGGCGCTCTTCCCAAGAACCTGCCCGTAAAGGCTATGCTGGAACCATGTTCCTTTATAAAAAAGAACTTACACCCACTGTCACTTTCCCAGAAATCGGTGCCCCTTCTACCATGGACTTGGAAGGTCGTATCATCACTCTAGAATTTGATGAATTTTTCGTGACCCAGGTTTACACACCAAATGCTGGTGATGGTCTCAAACGCTTGGAAGAACGTCAAGTCTGGGATGTCAAATATGCTGAGTACTTGGCTCAACTAGACAAAGAAAAACCAGTCCTGGCGACCGGTGACTACAATGTAGCCCACAATGAAATCGACCTTGCAAATCCTGCCAGCAACCGTCGTTCACCAGGATTTACCGACGAGGAGCGTGCTGGATTTACCAACCTTTTGGCAACTGGATTTACTGATACCTTCCGCCACATTCACGGCGATGTTCCAGAACGCTACACTTGGTGGGCACAGCGCAGCAAGACTTCTAAAATCAACAATACAGGCTGGAGAATCGACTACTGGCTCACAAGTAACCGTCTCGCAGACAAGGTCACTAAATCTGATATGATTGACTCAGGAGCTCGCCAAGACCACACACCCATTGTCATGGAGATTGAACTCTAA
- a CDS encoding DUF3290 family protein, producing the protein MKFYSYDYVLSQISQQNGIMIGFGIVLLAITGFFAFKAYRDKKGTKFRELVMILALTLVAMLLVTISKYQTNQASNNQFQTSLHFIEVVSKDLGVDKSEVYVNTSAIIDGALIKVGSNVYRAMNGNQPDKYLLEKIELHQTDAIELVEVNK; encoded by the coding sequence ATGAAATTTTACTCATATGACTATGTGCTAAGCCAAATCAGTCAGCAAAATGGCATCATGATTGGCTTTGGGATTGTTCTCCTAGCTATCACAGGTTTTTTTGCTTTTAAGGCTTATCGTGATAAAAAGGGGACTAAGTTTCGGGAATTGGTCATGATTTTGGCCTTGACCTTGGTGGCCATGCTTTTGGTGACAATTTCAAAATACCAGACCAATCAAGCCTCTAACAACCAATTTCAAACCTCCCTTCATTTTATAGAGGTTGTTTCCAAAGACTTGGGAGTAGATAAATCAGAAGTTTACGTCAATACTTCTGCAATCATTGATGGAGCGCTAATCAAGGTAGGTTCAAATGTCTACCGCGCCATGAACGGGAACCAACCAGACAAGTATCTTTTAGAGAAAATAGAATTGCATCAAACAGATGCTATTGAATTGGTGGAGGTAAACAAATGA
- a CDS encoding ABC transporter ATP-binding protein, giving the protein MSIIQKLWWFFKLEKRRYLVGIVALVLVSVLNLIPPMVMGRVIDAITSGQLTQHDLLLDLFYLLLAAFGMYYLRYVWRMYILGTSYRLGQIMRSRLFEHFTKMSPAFYQTYRTGDLMAHATNDINALTRLAGGGVMSAVDASITALVTLLTMLFSISWQMTLVAILPLPFMAYATSRLGRKTHKAFGESQAAFSELNNKVQESVSGIKVTKSFGYQADELKSFQAVNELTFQKNLQTMKYDSLFDPMVLLFVGSSYVLTLLVGSLMVQEGQITVGNLVTFISYLDMLVWPLMAIGFLFNITQRGKVSYQRIEELLSQESPVQDPEFPLDSIENGRLQYAIDSFAFENEETLTNVHFSLEKGQTLGLVGQTGSGKTSLIKLLLREYDVDKGAIYLNGHDIRDYRLTDLRSLMGYVPQDQFLFATSILDNIRFGNPNLPLSAVEEATKLAQVYQDIVAMPQGFDTLIGEKGVSLSGGQKQRLAMSRAMILDPDILVLDDSLSAVDAKTEYAIIDNLKETRKDKTTIITAHRLSAVVHADLILVLQNGQIIERGRHEDLLALDGWYAQTYQSQQLEMKGEEDAE; this is encoded by the coding sequence ATGTCCATTATTCAAAAACTTTGGTGGTTTTTCAAGTTAGAAAAGCGCCGTTATCTAGTCGGAATTGTGGCTTTGGTCTTGGTTTCCGTACTCAATCTCATTCCACCTATGGTTATGGGGCGGGTTATTGATGCTATCACATCGGGACAATTAACCCAACATGATCTCCTTCTTGACCTATTTTACTTGCTTCTTGCAGCCTTTGGTATGTACTATCTGCGCTATGTTTGGCGTATGTATATCCTCGGGACTTCCTACCGTCTGGGACAGATTATGCGCTCTCGCTTATTTGAGCATTTCACAAAAATGTCTCCAGCCTTTTATCAAACCTATCGGACGGGGGATCTGATGGCACACGCAACCAATGATATCAATGCCTTGACTCGTCTAGCAGGTGGTGGGGTCATGTCTGCGGTTGATGCTTCTATCACGGCTTTGGTGACTTTGCTGACCATGCTCTTTAGCATTTCGTGGCAAATGACCCTAGTTGCCATTTTACCCTTACCTTTCATGGCTTATGCGACCAGTCGTCTAGGTAGAAAGACCCACAAGGCTTTTGGTGAATCGCAGGCTGCCTTTTCTGAACTCAATAACAAGGTGCAGGAGTCTGTATCAGGTATTAAAGTGACCAAGTCTTTCGGGTATCAGGCGGACGAGTTGAAGTCTTTCCAGGCAGTCAATGAATTGACCTTCCAAAAGAACCTCCAAACCATGAAATACGATAGTCTCTTTGACCCCATGGTTCTCTTATTTGTTGGTTCCTCCTATGTTTTAACGCTCTTGGTAGGCTCTTTGATGGTTCAGGAGGGGCAGATTACCGTTGGGAATCTGGTCACCTTTATCAGCTACTTGGATATGTTGGTTTGGCCTCTTATGGCCATCGGCTTCCTCTTTAATATTACTCAGCGAGGGAAGGTTTCTTACCAGCGGATTGAGGAACTTTTGTCTCAGGAATCACCTGTACAAGACCCCGAGTTTCCTCTAGACAGTATTGAAAATGGGCGCTTGCAGTATGCCATTGATAGCTTTGCCTTTGAAAATGAGGAAACACTGACAAATGTTCACTTTAGTTTGGAAAAAGGGCAAACTCTGGGCTTGGTTGGGCAGACAGGTTCTGGGAAAACATCTTTGATCAAGCTCCTCTTGCGTGAATACGATGTGGATAAGGGTGCTATTTACCTAAACGGTCACGATATTCGCGATTATCGTTTGACAGACCTTCGCAGTCTCATGGGCTACGTCCCTCAGGACCAGTTCCTCTTTGCGACTTCTATCTTAGACAATATCCGCTTTGGCAATCCTAACTTGCCCCTTTCAGCGGTCGAGGAAGCGACTAAGCTAGCCCAAGTTTACCAAGACATTGTAGCCATGCCTCAGGGATTTGATACCTTGATTGGTGAAAAGGGAGTCAGTCTTTCTGGTGGTCAAAAGCAACGTCTGGCCATGAGTCGGGCTATGATTTTAGACCCTGATATCTTGGTTTTGGATGATTCTTTGTCAGCCGTGGATGCCAAGACAGAGTATGCGATTATCGACAACCTCAAGGAGACGCGAAAGGACAAGACAACCATTATTACGGCTCATCGCCTGAGTGCAGTTGTCCATGCAGATTTGATTTTAGTCCTGCAAAATGGTCAAATCATCGAACGAGGCAGGCACGAAGACTTGCTAGCTTTGGATGGCTGGTATGCCCAAACCTACCAGTCTCAGCAGCTGGAAATGAAGGGAGAAGAAGATGCAGAATAA
- a CDS encoding sugar transferase yields MLKWEDLPVEMKSSEVESYYQLVSKRKGSLIFKRCLDWVLALVLLVLTSPIFLILSIWIKLDSKGPVIYKQERVTQYNRRFKIWKFRTMVTDADKKGSLVTSANDSRITKVGNFIRRVRLDELPQLVNVLKGEMSFVGTRPEVPRYTEQYSPEMMATLLLPAGITSPASINYKDEDTIISQMTEKGLSVDQAYVEHVLPEKMRYNLDYLREFSFLGDIKIMFQTVFEVLK; encoded by the coding sequence ATGCTGAAATGGGAAGACTTGCCCGTGGAAATGAAATCAAGCGAGGTTGAGTCTTACTACCAGCTTGTCTCTAAAAGGAAGGGTTCGCTGATTTTTAAGCGTTGCTTGGACTGGGTTCTGGCCTTGGTCTTGCTGGTTCTGACCTCTCCCATCTTTCTCATCTTGAGCATTTGGATCAAGTTGGATAGCAAGGGGCCAGTGATTTACAAGCAAGAGCGCGTGACCCAGTACAACCGTCGGTTCAAGATTTGGAAGTTCCGTACCATGGTGACGGATGCGGATAAAAAAGGAAGTCTGGTGACTTCTGCTAACGATAGCCGTATTACCAAGGTTGGGAATTTTATCCGCCGTGTGCGCTTGGATGAACTGCCTCAGCTGGTCAATGTCCTTAAAGGCGAAATGTCCTTTGTCGGTACACGACCTGAAGTGCCACGCTACACAGAGCAGTATAGCCCTGAAATGATGGCAACCTTGCTTTTGCCAGCAGGGATTACCTCTCCAGCCAGCATCAACTACAAGGATGAGGATACTATCATCAGTCAAATGACCGAAAAAGGCCTGTCAGTTGACCAAGCCTATGTCGAACACGTCCTTCCTGAAAAGATGCGCTATAACCTCGACTATCTCCGAGAGTTTAGTTTCCTTGGAGACATCAAAATCATGTTTCAAACCGTGTTTGAAGTGCTAAAATAA
- a CDS encoding DUF421 domain-containing protein, protein MTLNYMEILIKLALGLFSLVFVINVTGKGNLAPNSATDQIQNYVLGGIIGGVIYNSSISILQYAVILMMWTILVLTLKWLNNNVRFVKRLIDGKPTLLIKNGKIDPEACRSVGLSAADVALKLRSQGIFQMKQVKRAVQEQNGQLIVVQMGDENPKYPVVTDGVIQVDVLESIGRSEDWLLDNLSKQGHDNVANIFIAEYDKGAVTVVTYE, encoded by the coding sequence ATGACGCTCAACTATATGGAAATTTTAATCAAACTGGCCTTGGGTCTCTTCTCGCTGGTTTTTGTTATTAATGTGACAGGAAAGGGGAATCTAGCACCTAACTCTGCGACAGACCAAATTCAGAACTATGTTCTTGGTGGTATCATCGGTGGGGTGATTTACAATAGTTCTATCAGTATTCTCCAGTATGCAGTGATTCTGATGATGTGGACGATTTTGGTTTTGACACTCAAATGGCTCAATAACAATGTTCGTTTTGTCAAACGCTTGATTGATGGGAAACCAACTCTTCTTATCAAAAACGGGAAGATTGACCCAGAAGCCTGTCGTTCAGTTGGCTTGTCTGCAGCGGATGTAGCCCTCAAACTTCGTAGCCAAGGGATTTTCCAGATGAAGCAAGTTAAACGAGCTGTGCAGGAGCAAAATGGCCAACTCATCGTGGTCCAAATGGGAGATGAAAATCCTAAGTATCCAGTTGTGACTGACGGTGTGATTCAAGTCGATGTTTTGGAGTCGATTGGTCGTAGCGAAGACTGGTTGCTTGACAATCTCAGTAAGCAAGGGCATGACAATGTAGCTAACATCTTTATCGCTGAGTATGACAAGGGTGCTGTTACAGTCGTAACCTATGAATAA
- a CDS encoding ABC transporter ATP-binding protein gives MQNKKEQWTVLKRLMSYLKPYGVLTFLALSFLLATTVIKSVIPLVASHFIDQYLSNLNQFAVTVLLVYYGLYILQTLVQYVGNLLFARVSYSIVRDIRRDAFANMEKLGMSYFDKTPAGSIVSRLTNDTETISDMFSGILSSFISAVFIFLTTLYTMLVLDFRLTVLVLLFLPLIFLLVNLYRKKSVKIIEKTRSLLSDINSKLAENIEGIRIIQAFNQEKRLQAEFDEINQEHLVYANRSVALDALFLRPAMSLLKLLGYAVLMAYFGYRGLYLGITAGTMYAFIQYINRLFDPLIEVTQNFSTLQTSMVSAGRVFALIDERTYEPLQENGQAEIKEGNIRFEHVCFSYDGKHPILDDISFSVNRGETIAFVGHTGSGKSSIINVLMRFYEFQSGRVLLDDVDIRDYSQEELRKNIGLVLQDPFLYHGTIKSNIAMYQEISDEQVQAAASFVDADSFIQDLPQGYNSPVSERGSSFSTGQRQLLAFARTVASQPKILILDEATANIDSETESLVQASLAKMRQGRTTIAIAHRLSTIQDANCIYVLDKGRIIESGTHEELLALGGTYHKMYSLQAGAMV, from the coding sequence ATGCAGAATAAGAAAGAACAATGGACTGTATTGAAGCGCTTGATGTCCTATCTCAAGCCTTATGGGGTCCTTACCTTTTTGGCACTCAGTTTTCTACTAGCGACGACGGTCATTAAAAGTGTCATTCCCCTTGTGGCCTCCCACTTTATCGACCAGTATCTCAGCAATCTAAACCAATTCGCTGTGACCGTTTTGCTGGTCTACTATGGTCTTTATATCCTACAAACTCTGGTCCAGTATGTCGGCAATCTTCTCTTTGCGCGCGTGTCTTACAGTATTGTTAGGGATATTCGTCGGGATGCCTTTGCCAATATGGAGAAGCTGGGCATGTCTTATTTTGACAAGACGCCAGCAGGCTCCATTGTCTCTCGTTTGACAAATGACACCGAGACTATCAGTGATATGTTTTCGGGGATTTTATCTAGCTTTATCTCAGCAGTTTTTATCTTTCTGACAACGCTTTATACTATGTTGGTGTTGGATTTTCGTTTAACAGTTTTAGTCTTGCTCTTTCTCCCCTTGATTTTCCTTTTGGTCAATCTCTATCGGAAAAAATCAGTGAAAATCATTGAGAAAACCAGAAGTCTCTTGTCAGATATCAATAGCAAGCTGGCTGAAAACATCGAGGGAATCAGGATTATCCAGGCCTTTAATCAAGAGAAGCGCCTGCAGGCAGAATTTGATGAAATCAACCAAGAACACTTGGTCTATGCCAACCGTTCTGTAGCCTTGGATGCCCTCTTTTTGCGCCCTGCCATGAGTTTGCTGAAACTCCTAGGATATGCAGTTTTAATGGCCTATTTTGGCTATCGTGGCCTTTATCTGGGAATAACAGCAGGGACCATGTATGCCTTTATTCAGTATATCAACCGCCTTTTTGACCCCTTGATTGAAGTGACGCAAAATTTTTCGACCCTTCAAACGTCTATGGTGTCTGCAGGTCGTGTCTTTGCCTTGATTGATGAGAGGACCTATGAGCCTCTTCAAGAAAATGGACAGGCCGAGATCAAAGAAGGCAATATCCGTTTTGAACATGTATGTTTCTCTTATGATGGCAAACATCCGATTCTGGATGACATTTCTTTCTCTGTTAACAGGGGTGAAACCATTGCTTTTGTGGGTCATACAGGTTCAGGGAAATCGTCTATTATCAATGTTCTCATGCGCTTTTATGAATTTCAGTCAGGGCGAGTTCTCTTGGATGATGTGGATATCCGGGACTACAGTCAGGAAGAGCTGAGAAAAAACATCGGTCTAGTCTTGCAGGATCCCTTCCTCTATCATGGGACCATTAAGTCCAATATCGCCATGTACCAAGAAATCAGTGATGAGCAGGTACAGGCTGCAGCTAGCTTCGTGGATGCAGATTCCTTTATTCAAGATCTTCCTCAGGGGTATAACTCCCCTGTGTCTGAGCGTGGTTCGAGCTTCTCTACTGGTCAACGCCAGCTTCTTGCCTTTGCTAGAACAGTCGCCAGTCAGCCTAAAATTCTGATTTTGGATGAAGCGACAGCCAATATTGACTCTGAAACAGAAAGTCTGGTTCAAGCTTCTCTGGCTAAGATGAGACAGGGACGGACAACCATTGCCATCGCCCACCGTCTTTCTACCATCCAAGATGCCAACTGCATCTATGTCTTGGACAAGGGGCGCATTATCGAGAGTGGAACCCATGAGGAACTCTTGGCTCTAGGAGGAACCTATCACAAGATGTATAGCTTGCAAGCAGGGGCCATGGTCTAA